The Methanocaldococcus jannaschii DSM 2661 genome has a segment encoding these proteins:
- a CDS encoding TIGR01212 family radical SAM protein (This family includes YhcC from E. coli K-12, an uncharacterized radical SAM protein.): MLNYDDIKIIDEIYSEGYLFAQYGIYIKKKFKQKIFKIPVDIGLGCPHKKNGGCIFCPEMGRPISVKYCSAKIPLKEQIKKQMENQKKKGFKKFYIYFYPGTNTYAPAEKLKEIWDFSLSYKEVIGLSIGTRPDCLEKEKLDILAEYVENGYDIWIDLGVQSMHQKTLEILNRGHDVSDIIKAIKDCHKRGIKVCGHVILGLPGESWKEMMETAKILSLLEIEAVKIYPLVVVKGTKLEEMYWKGEYRTLDENQYISLVCDFLEHLSPYVLIQRLSKDKVPESIKVSPEWYLGRLKIMNKVSEILKKRGTKQGARFFR, from the coding sequence ATGCTTAATTACGATGATATTAAAATAATTGATGAAATTTATAGTGAGGGTTATTTATTTGCTCAATATGGCATTTATATAAAGAAAAAATTTAAACAGAAAATTTTCAAAATTCCTGTTGATATTGGACTTGGATGTCCTCACAAAAAAAATGGTGGATGTATCTTCTGCCCAGAGATGGGAAGACCAATATCCGTCAAATACTGCAGTGCAAAAATTCCATTAAAAGAGCAAATTAAAAAACAGATGGAAAATCAGAAAAAGAAAGGATTTAAAAAATTCTATATATATTTTTATCCTGGGACTAACACTTATGCTCCAGCAGAGAAATTAAAAGAAATTTGGGATTTTTCCCTATCTTATAAAGAGGTAATTGGCTTATCAATAGGAACAAGACCTGATTGCTTAGAAAAAGAGAAATTGGATATTTTAGCTGAATATGTTGAGAATGGCTATGACATTTGGATTGATTTGGGAGTTCAAAGTATGCATCAAAAGACATTGGAGATTTTAAATAGAGGGCATGATGTTTCAGATATTATAAAAGCAATAAAGGACTGCCATAAAAGAGGAATAAAGGTCTGTGGGCATGTGATTTTGGGTCTTCCTGGAGAGAGTTGGAAAGAGATGATGGAGACAGCAAAAATTTTATCTCTGTTAGAGATTGAAGCAGTTAAGATATATCCCTTAGTTGTTGTTAAAGGGACAAAATTAGAGGAGATGTATTGGAAAGGAGAATATAGGACATTAGATGAAAATCAGTATATAAGCTTAGTTTGTGATTTTTTAGAACATCTCTCTCCTTATGTGTTAATTCAAAGATTGTCTAAGGATAAAGTTCCTGAAAGTATTAAGGTGTCTCCAGAATGGTATTTAGGTAGATTGAAGATTATGAATAAAGTGAGTGAGATATTGAAAAAAAGAGGAACTAAGCAAGGAGCAAGATTTTTTAGATAA